The following are encoded together in the Methanosarcina flavescens genome:
- a CDS encoding PAS domain-containing protein: MIALCPYYLDTCSTTEIVDVISNHQFALIKRKGKWEQIENTGRKRAEKEAIQAAKSWKSTFDTVPDLIAIIDNECRIVRANRAMAARLGVTPEECVGLTCHCVIHGTDHPPSFCPHRQLLKDGAKHTTKVCEDCLGGHFAVSIAPLHDSEGKLIGSVYVARDINELKQREHRICRYNTVFLKESTGFSAM, encoded by the coding sequence GTGATAGCCTTATGCCCATATTATCTCGATACGTGCAGCACAACCGAGATTGTTGATGTAATCTCCAACCATCAATTTGCTTTGATCAAAAGGAAAGGAAAATGGGAGCAGATAGAAAATACTGGAAGGAAGAGAGCAGAAAAAGAAGCTATTCAGGCTGCAAAAAGCTGGAAATCTACCTTTGATACTGTTCCAGACCTTATAGCCATAATAGATAATGAGTGCCGGATTGTTCGTGCAAACAGAGCCATGGCGGCAAGGCTGGGAGTGACACCGGAAGAGTGTGTAGGGTTAACTTGCCATTGTGTCATCCATGGAACAGACCATCCCCCGTCTTTTTGCCCGCACCGGCAGTTGCTTAAAGACGGGGCTAAACACACCACAAAGGTTTGCGAAGATTGCCTTGGCGGGCATTTCGCGGTAAGTATAGCGCCACTACATGATTCGGAAGGAAAACTCATTGGAAGTGTTTATGTCGCCCGTGATATCAACGAACTCAAACAAAGAGAGCACAGGATATGCAGATACAACACAGTATTCTTGAAGGAATCAACTGGATTTTCAGCAATGTAA
- the aroC gene encoding chorismate synthase has protein sequence MAGNVFGQMFRITTWGESHGRAVGVVVDGLPAGLPFSEADIQKELDRRRPGQSEVSTPRHEADRVEILSGIFEGMSTGTPVSMLVWNSDARSSAYDAIKDTPRPGHADFTYMARYGMRDHRGGGRSSARETIGRVAGGALAKLLLSRFGIRIVGHVIELGTIRANPLPFEEILENVEKTPVRCADLEAAGKMLEKVAAMRQEGDSIGGIVELIIKGVPVGLGEPVFDRLDADLAKALMSIPAVKGFEIGAGFEAARLHGSQMNDPFRMEGGKVTSPSNNAGGILGGISTGLDIVCRAAVKPTPSIGKLQQTIDLKTLENTEITIKGRHDPTIPPRMVPVAEAMVALVLADHMLRSGFINPRTLLE, from the coding sequence ATGGCTGGAAACGTTTTCGGGCAGATGTTTCGGATTACAACCTGGGGCGAGTCCCACGGCAGGGCTGTAGGTGTTGTGGTAGACGGATTGCCTGCAGGACTTCCTTTCTCCGAGGCTGACATACAGAAAGAACTGGACAGGAGACGTCCAGGGCAAAGTGAAGTTTCCACCCCCCGCCATGAGGCTGACAGAGTGGAAATCCTCTCTGGGATTTTCGAAGGAATGAGCACAGGCACTCCTGTTTCCATGCTTGTCTGGAACTCGGATGCCAGATCTTCGGCTTACGATGCAATTAAAGATACTCCCAGACCCGGACACGCCGATTTTACCTATATGGCTCGCTACGGAATGAGGGATCACCGTGGAGGAGGCAGGTCTTCAGCCCGGGAAACAATAGGCAGGGTTGCCGGCGGAGCACTTGCAAAACTCCTGCTTTCCAGATTTGGAATCCGAATTGTCGGGCACGTGATTGAACTCGGGACAATTCGGGCAAACCCTCTTCCCTTTGAAGAAATCTTAGAAAACGTAGAAAAGACCCCTGTGCGCTGTGCCGATCTAGAAGCTGCAGGAAAAATGCTTGAGAAAGTTGCGGCAATGCGACAGGAAGGAGATAGCATTGGAGGCATCGTCGAGCTTATTATAAAAGGTGTGCCCGTCGGTCTTGGAGAGCCTGTTTTCGACCGGCTGGACGCTGACCTTGCAAAAGCCCTTATGAGTATTCCTGCCGTCAAAGGCTTTGAAATCGGAGCCGGATTTGAGGCTGCCCGCCTGCATGGGAGTCAAATGAATGATCCTTTCAGGATGGAGGGAGGAAAAGTAACTTCTCCAAGCAATAATGCCGGCGGAATCCTCGGAGGAATCTCAACAGGCCTGGATATTGTATGCAGGGCAGCCGTAAAACCAACCCCGTCGATAGGAAAACTTCAGCAAACCATTGACCTAAAAACCCTTGAAAATACGGAAATCACAATCAAAGGTCGGCATGATCCCACAATTCCCCCTCGCATGGTACCGGTTGCGGAAGCTATGGTTGCCCTTGTGCTTGCTGATCATATGTTAAGGAGCGGCTTTATTAATCCAAGAACTTTGCTGGAATAG
- a CDS encoding cation diffusion facilitator family transporter: MLQKFKKVQRVLIYVLFLNLTVAFAKIIYGNLTGTLSMIADGYHSLFDGVSNIIGLAGSFIGARPPDMGHPYGHRKYETVASIFIALLLIFVGIEIFRDALNRFLIQSNPQVTAISFLVILGTMGINYLVTRYEHKQGELLRSQVLIADSMHTKSDIYVSLSVLVSLAAVKLGFPFMDPLIAVVIAFLIFRAGYRIIKEGSMALMDMSRIEEKEICDLVLSIEGVKGCHKIRTRGSMGDIRVDMHLLVQSDMKLEDAHLIAHKVSKKLKGEYKDVSDVVVHLEPSIGQPQESNTKKTS, translated from the coding sequence ATGTTACAAAAGTTTAAGAAAGTACAGAGAGTTCTTATCTATGTACTATTTCTGAACCTTACAGTTGCGTTTGCCAAAATTATTTATGGAAACCTGACCGGCACCTTAAGCATGATTGCAGATGGCTACCACTCCCTTTTTGATGGAGTTTCCAATATTATAGGACTGGCAGGAAGTTTCATCGGAGCCCGCCCGCCTGACATGGGGCATCCCTACGGGCACAGGAAATATGAGACTGTAGCTTCTATTTTCATCGCTTTACTACTGATCTTCGTAGGCATTGAGATTTTCAGGGACGCTCTCAACCGTTTCCTAATCCAGAGTAACCCACAGGTCACAGCTATAAGCTTTCTTGTAATTCTCGGGACAATGGGTATTAATTATCTGGTAACACGATATGAGCATAAGCAGGGCGAGCTGCTCAGAAGCCAGGTACTTATAGCCGACTCAATGCACACAAAAAGTGATATTTATGTTTCCCTGTCGGTTTTAGTAAGCCTTGCTGCTGTAAAACTTGGTTTTCCTTTTATGGATCCCTTAATTGCTGTAGTAATAGCTTTTCTGATTTTCAGGGCAGGATACAGGATTATTAAGGAGGGCTCAATGGCTCTTATGGATATGTCCAGAATTGAAGAAAAAGAAATTTGTGACCTTGTTCTGAGCATTGAAGGGGTAAAGGGCTGCCATAAGATCCGGACTCGCGGGAGCATGGGGGATATCAGGGTCGATATGCATCTGCTTGTTCAGTCGGATATGAAGCTTGAGGATGCACATCTTATCGCTCACAAGGTCAGTAAAAAGCTGAAGGGAGAATACAAAGATGTTTCTGATGTCGTCGTGCATCTCGAACCATCCATTGGGCAACCCCAAGAATCAAATACCAAAAAAACCAGTTAA